The following are encoded together in the Oreochromis aureus strain Israel breed Guangdong linkage group 18, ZZ_aureus, whole genome shotgun sequence genome:
- the LOC120434269 gene encoding tripartite motif-containing protein 16-like yields the protein MAQKGVQLDRETFSCSICLDLLKDPVTIPCGHSYCMNCIKSFWDEEDKKKIYSCPQCRRNFTSRPLLEKNTMLAVLVEELKKTGLQAAPADHCYAGPEDVACDFCTGRKMKAFKSCLFCLASYCEKHLQPHYDVAPLKKHKLVEPSKKLQENICFRHDEVMKMFCRTDQQSICYLCPVDEHKGHDTVSAAAERTERQRELEVSRQNIQQRIQDREKDVKLLQQEVEAINQSADQTVEHSEKIFTELIHLIQKRSSDVKQQIRSQQETEVSRVKELEEKLEQEITELKRKGAELKQLSHTEDHIQFLHNYPSLSALSESTDSSSINIRPLSYFEDVTAAVSEVRDKLQDILREEWTNISLTVTEVDVLLSDPPEPKTRAGFLKYSCEISLDPNTANKRVLLSEGNRKATRLCQQQSYSDHPDRFTYWMQVLSRESLSRRCYWEVEWSGGSGYVAVGYKNISRAGSRTECNFGRNDKSWALNCDNNSYTFWYNNIQTPVSGPRSSRVGVYLDHRAGILSFYSVSETMTLLHRVQTTFTQPLYAGLRLGETAEFIKLK from the coding sequence ATGGCGCAGAAAGGAGTTCAGCTGGACCGAGAAACCTTCTCTTGTTCGatctgtttggatctactgaaggatccggtgactattccctgtggacacagctactgcatgaactgtattaaaagcttctgggatgaagaggacaagaaaaaaatttacagctgccctcagtgccGGAGAAACTTCACATCGAGGCCTCTGCTGGAAAAAAACACCATGTTAGCAGTTTTagtggaggagctgaagaagactggactccaagctgctcctgctgatcactgctatgctggacctgaagatgtggcctgtgatttctgcactggaagaaaaatgaaagcctTCAAGTCCTGTTTATTCTGTCTGGCATCTTACTGTGAGAAGCACCTTCAGCCTCATTATGATGTGgctccattaaagaaacacaagctggtggagccctccaagaagctccaggagaacatctgctttcgacatgatgaggtgatgaagatgttctgccgtactgatcagcagagtatctgttatctctgccctgtggatgaacataaaggccacgacacagtctcagctgcagcagaaaggactgagaggcagagagagctggaggtgagtcgacaaaacatccagcagagaatccaggacagagagaaagatgtgaagctgcttcaacaggaggtggaggccatcaatcagtctgctgatcaaacagtggagcacagtgagaagatcttcactgagctgatccatctcatccagaaaagaagctctgatgtgaagcagcagatcagatcccagcaggaaactgaagtgagtcgagtcaaagagcttgaggagaagctggagcaggagatcactgagctgaagaggaaaggtgctgagctgaagcagctctcacacacagaggatcacatccagtttctacacaactacccctcactgtcagcactcagtgagtctacagactcatccagcatcaatatccgtcctctgagctactttgaggatgtgacagcagctgtgtcagaggtcagagataaactacaggacattctgagagaggaatggacaaacatctcactgacagtcactgaagtggatgttttactgtcagatccaccagagccaaagaccagagctggattcttaaaatattcatgtgaaatctcactggatccaaacacagcaaacaaacGTGTGTTATTATCAGAGGGGAACAGAAAAGCAACACGCCTGTGTCAACAACAGTCTtattctgatcatccagacagattcactTATTGGATGCAggtcctgagtagagagagtctgaGTCGACGTTgctactgggaggtggagtggagtGGGGGATCGGGTTATGTAGCAGTTGGATACAAGAATATCAGCAGAGCAGGGAGTCGGACAGAATGTAATTTTGGACGTAATGACAAATCTTGGGCATTAAATTGTGACAACAACAGTTATACATTTTGGTACAACAACATCCAAACTCCTGTCTCAGGTCCTCGttcctccagagtaggagtgtacctggatcacagagcaggtattttgtccttctacagcgtctctgaaaccatgactctcctccacagagtccagaccacattcactcagccgctctatgctggacttAGGCTTGGAGAGACTGCTGAGTTCATTAAACTGAAGTAG